GCGCTCCTGGTCGGTGGGCACGTCGGTGGCGACGATGCGCGCCTGGAACGGCGTGCCGTCCGCCTGCAGGTTCGGGCCGTCGAGCACCACGCGGTCGAGCGTGCCGCGGATCAGCTGCGGGATCACCCACTCGCCCTCGATCGACACGTTCACGCGCCCGGTGACCTGGCCCGGGAGCTGGTCCGCGATCCGCGTCTCCGCCTGGTCCTCGGCGACGCCGCGCACGGTCTGGTCGACGATCCGGAGGCCGAACGCGAGGCCCACGCCGATGACCGCGAGGACGATCAGCCAGATGACGACGGTGCCGCCGCGGGGCCCGCGGCGGCGTCGGCGGGCCTCCCGCGGATCGCGCCGCTCGGGCGCCTCGAAGACCTCGGTGCCCAGGAAGCGCCCCGCCATGATCCGCTCCCCTACATGCGCTCGGGGGCGGAGACGCCCACGAGGTCCAGGCCGTTCGCGACGACCTGCCGGACCGCGTCGTTCAGCCACAGGCGCGTGCGGTGCAGGTCGGTGACCTCCTCGTCGCCCCGCGGGACCACGCGGCAGCTGTCGTACCAGCGGTGGTAGGAGCCCGCGAGCTCCTCGACGTAGCGGGCGACCCGGTGGGGCTCGCGGAGCTCGGCGGCCTGCGCGACGATCCGCGGGAACTCCTGCAGGAGCCCGAGGAGCGCCGACTCGGTCGGGTGCGTGAGCAGCTCCGGCGCGAAGGCGCTGCGGTCGACGCCCGAGCCCGCGGCGTTCCGGTCCACGGCGCAGGTGCGCGCGTGGGCGTACTGCACGTAGAAGACCGGGTTGTCGTTGGTGCGCTTGCCGAGGACCGCGAGGTCGATGTCGAGGTTCTGGTCGGCCGAGGAGCGGACGAGCGAGTAGCGGCCCGCGTCCACGCCCACGGCGTCGACGAGGTCGTCGAGCGTGACGATGGTGCCCGCGCGCTTGCTCATCTTCACCGGCTCGCCGTCCTGCAGCAGGTTGACCATCTGGCCGATCAGGATCTGCAGGTTCACGCCGGGGGTGTCGCCGAACGCCTGCACCATCGCCATCATGCGGCCGACGTAGCCGTGGTGGTCGGCGCCCAGCATGATGATGTTCTGCTCGAAGCCGCGCTCGCGCTTGTCGAGGTAGTAGCCGAGGTCGCCCGAGATGTAGGCGGGCTCGCCGGACGAGCGGATGACGACGCGGTCGCGGTCGTCCCCGAACGTGGTGGTGCGGAGCCAGACGGCGCCGTCCTCCTCGAAGACGTGGCCGAGCTCCTTGAGGCGCGCGACGGCGCGGTCGACGGCGCCGGACTCGTGCAGCGAGTCCTCGTGGAAGAACACGTCGAAGTCGACGCCGAAGTCGTGCAGCTTCTGCTTGATCTCGCCGAACATCAGCTCGGTGCCGGCGCTCCGGAAGACCTCCTGCTGCGCCTCGCGCGGCAGGGCGTCGAGGTCGCCGTCGTAGCCCTCGACGACGCGCGCCGCGATCTCGCCGATGTAGGCGCCGCCGTAGCCGTCCTCGGGCGTGTCCTCGCCGAGGTGGCTGGCGAGCAGGCTGCGGGCGAACCGGTCGATCTGCGAGCCGTGGTCGTTGAAGTAGTACTCCCGCGTGACGTCGGCGCCCTCGGCCTGGAGGATCCGCGCGAGGCTGTCGCCGACGGCCGCCCAGCGGACGCCGCCGAGGTGGATGGGACCGGTCGGGTTCGCGGACACGAACTCGAGGTTGATCCGGATCCCCTCGAGGGTCGTGCCCCGCCCGTACGCCGGTCCGGCGTCGACGATGGTGCGCGCGAGGGCACCCGCGGCCGCCGCCTCGAGCGTGATGTTGATGAAGCCGGGTCCCGCCACGTCGACGCGCGCGACCTGCGGCAGGGCGTCGAGCGCCTCGGCGATCTCGGCGGCCAGCACGCGGGGGCTCTCCCCCAGCGGCTTGGCGATCCGCATGGCGATGTTGGTGGCCCAGTCGCCGTGGTCGCGGTTGCGCGGGCGCTCGAGCACGACCATGTCCGGGCTGATCGCGAGGGCGTCGCCGCCCGGTCGTCGCCCGACCGTCCCGGCCACGATGTCGAAGAGGGCACCGGTCAGGTCAGGGGTCGTCATGGGGATCGATCCTACCGGCGCGGTCGACGGCGTCCGGCTCCCGGGCAGCCCGCCCGGCCCTCCGCGCCGCCGCCCGGTCACGGCCGTGGAGCGTCCCAGCGCGGCGTCGCCCGGGGTCGGTACAGTGGCGGATCCCGCCCCCGCTCGCGGCTCGCCGCCGCGCGTCGAGCGTCGCACCCCGCGGCGCGCCCGGATCCGAAGGAGCACCACCATGCCCGTCCGCCTCCCCGCGCCCGCCCGCTCCCGCCGCGCGCGCACCGCTCCTGCGGCGGCGGCCGCCGGCCTCGCCGTGGCCCTGCTCCTCACGGGCTGCTCGAACCCCGCCCCGCTCCAGCCCTCGACCCCCGACCCCTCGGCGAGCGCCGGCGGCGGGCAGGCGGCGGGCGGCGGATCCGGCACCCGACCCACGGCCTCCCCCACGCCCGCACCGCCCCAGGGCACGCCGGTCACCACCACGTGCGACCAGCTGCTGCCGGACCTCGCCTCGTTCGCGCCCGGCTTCGCCACCGAGACGCTCCCCGCCGACACCGCCACCGACGGCGCGCGGGAGGACGTGCTCGCGATGCAGGGCATCGCGTGCGCCTTCCGGTCGGCGGACGGCACCGTCGTCGAGATCGACGTGGCCCAGCCCGTCGCGGCGGAGCTCCGGACCCGACGTGACGCCGCCATCCTGCAGACCGACCCCATCGCGGGCTACCCGGCGGGCGTCGAGGCCTACTTCGAGCTGCAGGACGAGATGGGCGTCGCGACCATCTACTCGTCGGAGCACATGGTGGTCATGCGCTCCGCGGCGTTCTACGAGCCCGGCGACCACGCCGAGCTCGGCAACGCGGTCCTGAGGAGGGTCGGCGGCTGATCCGGCGCGCGGCCCGTCAGCCGAGGCGGACGGGCGCGGCCACGTCGTCGAGCGGGAGCTCGTCGACCGTGGCGAGCACCTCCATCCGGGAGATGGTGACGAGGCTCCGCGTGTTGCTGAGGAACGCCGTGTCGGACGCGTCGCGGCCCGTCGAGATGCGCAGCAGGCTCTGCCGCGGCGCGAGCCCGGTGGCGTCGACCACGTGCCATGCGCCCTCGACCCACGCCTCGGCGACCGCGTGGAAGTCCATGGGGCTGAGGCCCGGCGCGTAGACGGCCGCGAGGCGCGCGGGCACGTCGAGCGCCCGCAGCATCGCGATGACGAGGTGCGCGTAGTCGCGGCACACGCCCCGGCGTGCGAGGAGGGTGCGGACGGCGCCGTCGGTGGGGAGGCTTGATCCGGGCGCGTAGCGCAGCGATCCGGCGACGAAGGCGCGCACGGCGTCGAGGAGCGGCAGGCCGTCGAGGCCGCGGAACTCGCCGCGGGCCGTGGGGAAGAGGGTGTCCGACTCGCAGTACCGGCTGGGGCGGCGGTAGATCCAGAGGTCGACGTCGTCGACGGGCACGGGGTCGCGGCGGCCCGTGACGGTGGCGCGGTACTCCATCGTGAGGACGCCGGCGCCGACGCCGAGGACGTGCAGGCGTGTGTCGTGCCGGTCGACCACCTCGGTCGCCGGGACGGGCACGCCGTCGAGGGCGAAGGCGAGGTGCTCGGAGGCGATGTCGGCGCCGCGGGCGACGGCGACCGCGAAGGCCATCTCGCTCTCGCCGGAGACCTGCAGCTCGAGGGAGGAGGAGACGTCGCGGCGCATGCGTACATCGTGGCACCGGAACCGCGTCGGCATCGCCGCCCGGGGCGGCGGACACGTGCGGGCTCGTGTGCCCCGCGCGGGTGCGGCCGCGGGTGCTGCCGGCTCAGGCGGCCGCGGGTGCTGCCGGCTCAGGCGGCCGCGGGTGCTGCCGGCTCAGGCGGCCGCGGTGCCCGCCGGGTCGGCGGTCTCGCGTCGCGCGCACGCGTCGGCGAGCGCGCCGAGGAGGGCGGGCAGCTGGTCCCGCGCGGCCCCCGCGTCCTCCGGGTGCCACTGCACGCCGATGACGGGCGCGGTCTCGTGCTCCACCGCCTCCGGCACGCCGTCGGGCGCGACCGCGACGACGCGGAGGCCCGCTCCCGGGCGGTCGACGGCCTGGTGGTGGGCGCTGCGCACCGACAGCGCGGTGGATCCGAGCACGCCGGCCAGGCGGCTGCCCGGCGCGACGCGCACGTCGTGGTCGCGCATGACGGCCGTGATCTCCACCGCGTCGTTGCGGTGCTCCCCCACGCCCTCGATGTGCTGCTGCAGGGTGCCGCCGAGCGCGACGTTGACGATCTGGGCGCCGCGGCAGATGCCGAGCAGCGGCGTGCCCTCGGCGACGGCGCGGCGCACGAGCGCGATCTGGCCCGCGTCGGCGACCTCGCGGTGCGTCGACCGGCCCTCGTACTCGGCCGGTCCGCCGTAGAAGCGCGGCGCGACGTCCTCGCCGCCCATGATGACGACCGCGTCCGCGTCGCGCGTGCGGGCGAGGAGCGCGTCCACGCCCACGTCCTCCGCCGCGAGGTTCTCGACCTGCCAGCCGGCGTCGCCCGCGACCTCGGCCACCCGCATGTTGAAGCCCTGCACCAGCGCCTGGTAGGCGGCGGCCTCGGGGCGGGAGCGGGTCACCTGCACGACGGCGAGGCGGCGGGGGGAAGCGGGCATGGGTCCAGTCTGCGTGCCGCACCTGGGCGCCGCACGCCGGTCGTCATGTTCCGCAACACGGGACGGGCACCGCGCCCCCGTGCCGTCCCGTCCCGCACCGCACGCCGCGTCCCGCGCGGACGTCCGCGTCAGGGCCAGACGAGCGTGTGCGACCAGGCGCCGTCGGGCCCGGACCGGTACATGATCCGCAGCTGCCCGTGGTCCTCCGTGGCCTGCCAGAACTCGACGACGGTCGGCTGCAGCACGTACGCCTGCCACGACTCCGCCACGAGGTCCGGATCCGCCTCGACGGCCTCGCGCGCCCGGGCGACGCGCGCGTCCCGCTCCTCGGCGTCCGGCATCGGCTCGCTCTGGTCGCCGGCGATGACCTCGGCGCGCGAGGACGGGTGCCGGGCGAGGAAGTCGCGCTCGCTCACCTCCCGGTCGCCGTGGAAGACGGGACCGGTCGCGCGGATCTGGCGGCCCCGCTCCCGCCAGTACGCGACGAGGGCCGCGCGCGGGTTCGCCTCGAGGTCGCGGCCCTTGGGGCTGTCGGCGAGGGAGGAGAACCAGAGGGCGCCGGGCTCGTCGTCGACCGTGGGCGTCACGTCCTTGAGCAGCAGGGTGCGCGCGCTCGGGCGGCCCTCCGCGTCCGCCGTCGCGAGGACGACCGCGTTCGGCTCGGCGGCGTCGTGCGCGACGGCGTCGCGGACCCACGCGATGACGAGGTCGATCGGGTCGTCCGGCAGGTGCGCGGGGTCGAGCTCGGGGAACTCGTGGGGCTTCGGCTTCGCGCCCTTCAGGAGGTCGCGGACCGGGGTGGAGTCGTCGTCGTCTGCCATGCGCCGAGCCTAGGCCGCGCGGCCGGGGAGTCCGCGGGCGGGGGCCGCCGGAGGACGGGACGCCCCGCGCGGGGGCGCTCTTCGAGGCCGCGTCGGGATCGGATTGGTCCGGATCCCACTGGGTTTTTCCAGTACCGGCGGACTTGGCTGCCCGCCGCGGGCGTCGCTACATTCATCACCAGGCCCGCTCCCCCAGTTGGGCCCAGCACCACGCGGTGGGCGCCCGAGACCCGTCTCGGGCCCCGCCGCGTGTGTTCTCCGCATCCTCCGCACCGCCTGAGCGCGTGCGTCGAGGCGATGATGCGGATCGCGACGGGACGGCGCAGTCGCCCGGCCGACGTCGTGGCCAGCGCGTCCGATCGGTCCGACGCGCGCATCCCGGGCCCGGACGCACGAGAGGCCGGCCCCGCGGACAGGACCGGCCTCTCACCGCACCAACACGGGATATGGGAAGGTGTGCCCCCAGGAGGATTCGAACCTCCGCCCCTGCCTCCGGAGGGCAGTGCTCTATCCCCTGAGCTATGGGGGCCAGGGTGCGCGTGAGCGCGGGTCCCAGGGTAGCACCGGCCCGGAGGATCCCCGCGCCGCCCCCGCGACCCGGGCCGCCGACGTGGTTCCCCCTCCCGAGGAGACTCCCCGCTCCAGCACAGCCGCGACCCGCCAGGATGGAGGGAGGACGACCGCCGCGCCGCCCGGGCGCGGCACCGAAGACCATCCCCACGAGGAGCGAATCCGTGAAGCTGTCCCGCATCGCCGCCGCCGCCACCGGCTTCCTGCGCACGTCCAAGGGCCAGGACGTCGGCCGCACCGCCATCGACAAGGTGTCGGGCATCGCCGACAAGGCCACCGGCAGCAAGCACGCCGACAAGATCCAGAAGGCGCGCGAGGCCGCCGACCGACAGCTGCGGAACCTCGGCCCCGACGGCGGCCGCGGCCAGGGCCCCACGCCGCCCTCGACACCGCCCCGCCCCTGAGCGCCGGCAGCCTCGAGCTCACGCTGGACGCGGCGTCCGACGCCGCCGTCCGCGCCTCCTGGCGCGCCCTCGCAGACGCCGGGCTGCCGAGCCTCGCCGACCACGCGAGCGACACCAACCGCCCGCACGTGACGCTGCTCGCGGCCGAGGGGCTCGGCGGATCCGCCGACGCGGACGTGCGGGCGACGGCCGCGTCGGGTCCCCTCCCCGTGCTCCGTCTCGGCGGCCTCGTCGTGTTCGGCGTGCCGCCCCGCGGCCTCGTGCTCGCGCGGCAGGTCGTGGTCGACGCGGCGCTGCTCGACCTGCACGCCCGGGTCCACGCCGCGGTCGACCGCGCGACCGACGAGGCCCGCGCCGTGGACCCGGATGCCGGCCCCGCCCCCGGGGTCATCCCCCACACGCGCCCCGGCTCCTGGACGCCGCACGTCTCCCTGGCGCTGCGGCTCACCGCCGAGCAGCTCGGGGCGGCCGTGGCGGCCCTCGGGCGGATCGAGCCGCTCGACGCGCCGCGGCGGCGGGGCTCCGCCGCTGGGATCCGCGCGACCGCACGACGACGGAGCTCGCGTGACCCGGATGCGGGCCGTCCGCACGGCTCCGGCACGCACCTGCGCCACTAGCCTGGAGGGAGCACGACCTTGAGACGACGGAGGAGTCGCATGCCGCGGTCCGCGAGATTGCTGGGGGCCGCGCTCGCGCTCGGCCTGTTCGGGGCCCTGGTGCCCACCGCCGCGCAGGCGACGGGGCCGGTCGACTTCGGCGGGGCGTCGATCCTCGACCAGGTCGACGCGGTCAGCCCGGCGCAGGAGCAGCAGATCCAGCAGGCGATCGACCAGCTGCAGGAGCAGGCCGGCGTGACCATGCACGTGGCGTACGTCGACACGTTCACGGGAGCCTCGGACCAGGCCGCCTGGGGTCAGGCGACGAAGGACGCGAACGGCTTCGGCGCGAACGACGCGATCCTCGCGGTCGCCATCGACGGGCGCCAGTACACCCTCGGCGTCCCCGACAGCGTCTCCGTCGCCCAGCGCACGCAGCTCACCGATCAGGTGGTCGAGCCGCGCCTCGGCCAGGAGGACTGGTCCGGCGCCGCCGTCGACGCCGCCCAGGGGATCCAGTCCATCGCGCAGTCCGGCACGGTCGCCGAGACCGGCACCGGATCCACCCCCTCTGCCGGGAACGAGTCGGGCGTGGACTTCGGCGCCGTCCTCCTCTACGTGCTCGGCGCGATCCTGCTCGCGGCCGTGGTGACCACGCTCGTCGGCCGCCGCAGGAAGCGGAAGGCCGTGGCCGCGAAGCGCCAGGCGGCGC
The nucleotide sequence above comes from Clavibacter sp. B3I6. Encoded proteins:
- a CDS encoding 2'-5' RNA ligase family protein; translation: MPSLADHASDTNRPHVTLLAAEGLGGSADADVRATAASGPLPVLRLGGLVVFGVPPRGLVLARQVVVDAALLDLHARVHAAVDRATDEARAVDPDAGPAPGVIPHTRPGSWTPHVSLALRLTAEQLGAAVAALGRIEPLDAPRRRGSAAGIRATARRRSSRDPDAGRPHGSGTHLRH
- a CDS encoding pyridoxal 5'-phosphate synthase translates to MADDDDSTPVRDLLKGAKPKPHEFPELDPAHLPDDPIDLVIAWVRDAVAHDAAEPNAVVLATADAEGRPSARTLLLKDVTPTVDDEPGALWFSSLADSPKGRDLEANPRAALVAYWRERGRQIRATGPVFHGDREVSERDFLARHPSSRAEVIAGDQSEPMPDAEERDARVARAREAVEADPDLVAESWQAYVLQPTVVEFWQATEDHGQLRIMYRSGPDGAWSHTLVWP
- a CDS encoding transglutaminase family protein produces the protein MRRDVSSSLELQVSGESEMAFAVAVARGADIASEHLAFALDGVPVPATEVVDRHDTRLHVLGVGAGVLTMEYRATVTGRRDPVPVDDVDLWIYRRPSRYCESDTLFPTARGEFRGLDGLPLLDAVRAFVAGSLRYAPGSSLPTDGAVRTLLARRGVCRDYAHLVIAMLRALDVPARLAAVYAPGLSPMDFHAVAEAWVEGAWHVVDATGLAPRQSLLRISTGRDASDTAFLSNTRSLVTISRMEVLATVDELPLDDVAAPVRLG
- the argS gene encoding arginine--tRNA ligase yields the protein MTTPDLTGALFDIVAGTVGRRPGGDALAISPDMVVLERPRNRDHGDWATNIAMRIAKPLGESPRVLAAEIAEALDALPQVARVDVAGPGFINITLEAAAAGALARTIVDAGPAYGRGTTLEGIRINLEFVSANPTGPIHLGGVRWAAVGDSLARILQAEGADVTREYYFNDHGSQIDRFARSLLASHLGEDTPEDGYGGAYIGEIAARVVEGYDGDLDALPREAQQEVFRSAGTELMFGEIKQKLHDFGVDFDVFFHEDSLHESGAVDRAVARLKELGHVFEEDGAVWLRTTTFGDDRDRVVIRSSGEPAYISGDLGYYLDKRERGFEQNIIMLGADHHGYVGRMMAMVQAFGDTPGVNLQILIGQMVNLLQDGEPVKMSKRAGTIVTLDDLVDAVGVDAGRYSLVRSSADQNLDIDLAVLGKRTNDNPVFYVQYAHARTCAVDRNAAGSGVDRSAFAPELLTHPTESALLGLLQEFPRIVAQAAELREPHRVARYVEELAGSYHRWYDSCRVVPRGDEEVTDLHRTRLWLNDAVRQVVANGLDLVGVSAPERM
- a CDS encoding gamma-glutamyl-gamma-aminobutyrate hydrolase family protein codes for the protein MPASPRRLAVVQVTRSRPEAAAYQALVQGFNMRVAEVAGDAGWQVENLAAEDVGVDALLARTRDADAVVIMGGEDVAPRFYGGPAEYEGRSTHREVADAGQIALVRRAVAEGTPLLGICRGAQIVNVALGGTLQQHIEGVGEHRNDAVEITAVMRDHDVRVAPGSRLAGVLGSTALSVRSAHHQAVDRPGAGLRVVAVAPDGVPEAVEHETAPVIGVQWHPEDAGAARDQLPALLGALADACARRETADPAGTAAA
- a CDS encoding antitoxin, which produces MKLSRIAAAATGFLRTSKGQDVGRTAIDKVSGIADKATGSKHADKIQKAREAADRQLRNLGPDGGRGQGPTPPSTPPRP